A window of the Pedobacter frigiditerrae genome harbors these coding sequences:
- a CDS encoding SprT-like domain-containing protein has translation MDKVNVLAQYMPAPAAPIIAKWIDYFQCEFKISKNRSTKLGDYRHPFKDKGHKISVNNDLNQYAFLVTTVHEFAHLLTWNDHKNKAKPHGTEWKTNFKRMMKPFFEIQVFPPDIHHTITNYLNNPAASSCTDLTLARALKKYDTHLSTTRVEELPIHAIFTLKDGRKFKKGERIRKRYRCECLDNGNIYLFNPLAEVLLATGT, from the coding sequence ATGGATAAGGTTAACGTATTAGCACAATATATGCCTGCACCTGCGGCACCTATCATTGCCAAATGGATTGATTACTTTCAGTGTGAATTTAAAATTTCAAAAAATCGTTCTACTAAACTTGGCGATTATCGTCACCCATTCAAAGATAAAGGCCATAAAATTTCCGTTAATAACGATTTAAATCAATATGCTTTTCTGGTAACCACGGTGCACGAGTTTGCACATTTGTTAACTTGGAACGACCATAAAAATAAAGCGAAACCTCACGGCACAGAATGGAAGACAAATTTTAAAAGAATGATGAAACCATTTTTTGAAATTCAGGTTTTTCCACCAGATATTCATCATACCATTACCAATTATTTAAACAATCCAGCGGCTTCCAGTTGTACAGATTTAACGCTTGCAAGAGCCTTAAAAAAATACGACACACATTTGTCAACCACCAGGGTTGAGGAGCTTCCTATTCATGCTATATTTACTTTAAAAGATGGTAGGAAATTCAAGAAAGGAGAGCGGATAAGAAAACGTTACAGATGCGAATGTTTGGACAATGGAAATATTTATCTTTTCAACCCGCTTGCTGAAGTGTTATTGGCCACTGGAACATAG
- a CDS encoding helix-turn-helix transcriptional regulator yields MKIGFILKELRSLKGVSQQKIADLLNIERSTYCKWETDTIVVNVNRLQDIATIYGLDLEYMGRCIEAQRIISKNDVTRFIQMAEEKVKNI; encoded by the coding sequence ATGAAAATTGGTTTTATATTAAAAGAGCTACGCTCTTTAAAGGGAGTTTCACAGCAAAAAATTGCTGATTTATTAAACATTGAGCGAAGTACCTATTGCAAATGGGAAACAGATACGATTGTGGTTAACGTTAATAGGCTGCAAGATATAGCAACAATATACGGTCTAGACCTAGAATATATGGGCAGGTGCATAGAAGCACAAAGAATAATTTCTAAAAACGACGTTACGAGATTTATACAAATGGCTGAAGAAAAGGTTAAAAACATATAA
- a CDS encoding cysteine peptidase family C39 domain-containing protein — MARLFTTKKANAVAVTGMLLKVLGVKVSQGTLTDKIENHPSFPSILAVGNILTEFNVPHTILNWSKENFHLQNCLFPFIAHSKANGGTFVLVHNIENGEVFISDEKKKDQKIAENQFLKSWSGSLLYAEADTDSGEKNYQLKQIQNNLQQLKVPMLVTIILIAILTGFNLNIYNWGYYLILLLKIVGLASSILLLTYSIDANNPLVQNLCSLGKKNNCNAILKSEAAKVTSWLSWSEVGFFYFAGSFLSLLFLPSSLSLLFWLNILCLPYTLWSIHYQYIHKNWCVLCCTVQVVLWLEILTLFLGFGFFALNPQAFIIPSLYLLSLYFIAPVLIWYILKPILLKASEYRVLKNQLNKFKYNSQLFNQALTSQARYAVPDDLMPTVLGNPIAETIITMVSNPFCGPCAKAHETLEKLLDNRDDIRLKIVFATADHDNDEKTKIARHIAALNLTNNATLVEKALNDWYALREKKYDVWARDYHVEINEQVNNISKRQKQWCDLAEITVTPTILINGYKLPEPYQIADLKFLIN; from the coding sequence ATGGCAAGGTTATTTACAACAAAAAAAGCTAATGCAGTAGCAGTAACAGGTATGCTTTTAAAAGTGTTGGGTGTTAAGGTTAGTCAAGGTACATTAACAGACAAAATCGAAAATCATCCCAGTTTTCCAAGCATATTGGCTGTTGGAAATATTTTGACTGAATTTAATGTGCCACATACCATATTAAATTGGTCTAAAGAAAATTTCCATCTACAAAATTGTTTATTCCCATTTATTGCACATAGTAAAGCAAATGGAGGCACATTTGTGTTAGTACATAATATAGAAAATGGCGAAGTATTTATTAGTGATGAAAAAAAGAAAGACCAAAAAATAGCAGAAAATCAATTTTTAAAAAGTTGGAGTGGTAGTTTATTATATGCTGAAGCTGACACAGACAGTGGAGAAAAGAATTATCAGCTTAAACAGATACAAAATAATTTACAGCAATTAAAAGTCCCGATGCTTGTAACAATTATTTTGATTGCCATTTTAACGGGTTTCAATTTAAATATCTATAATTGGGGATATTATCTTATATTACTCCTTAAAATAGTTGGTTTAGCTTCTTCTATTTTATTGCTAACTTATAGCATAGATGCTAACAATCCTTTGGTGCAAAATTTATGCAGCTTAGGCAAAAAGAATAACTGCAATGCCATTTTAAAATCAGAAGCAGCTAAAGTAACTTCTTGGTTAAGTTGGAGCGAAGTAGGTTTTTTCTATTTTGCTGGTAGTTTTTTATCATTGCTCTTTTTGCCATCGTCTTTAAGTTTGTTGTTTTGGCTTAATATACTTTGTTTGCCATATACGCTTTGGTCTATCCACTATCAATACATCCATAAAAATTGGTGCGTGTTATGTTGCACGGTACAGGTTGTTTTATGGTTAGAAATCCTCACTCTATTTTTGGGTTTTGGCTTTTTTGCATTAAATCCTCAAGCTTTCATAATTCCATCCCTTTACCTATTGTCTTTATATTTTATTGCTCCAGTATTAATCTGGTATATATTAAAGCCAATATTATTAAAAGCTAGCGAATATAGAGTGCTTAAAAACCAATTAAATAAGTTTAAATATAATTCTCAATTGTTTAATCAGGCTTTAACTAGCCAAGCTAGGTATGCCGTGCCTGATGATTTAATGCCAACCGTTTTAGGTAATCCAATTGCCGAAACTATTATTACTATGGTAAGCAATCCATTTTGCGGTCCTTGCGCCAAAGCCCACGAGACTTTAGAAAAATTGTTAGATAATAGAGATGATATTCGGCTGAAAATTGTGTTTGCTACTGCTGACCATGATAATGATGAAAAAACAAAAATAGCACGCCACATAGCTGCATTAAATTTAACAAATAATGCAACCTTGGTAGAAAAAGCTTTAAATGATTGGTATGCCTTACGAGAAAAAAAATATGATGTTTGGGCAAGAGATTATCATGTAGAAATAAATGAACAAGTTAACAATATATCAAAAAGACAAAAACAATGGTGCGATTTAGCTGAAATTACTGTAACTCCAACTATACTTATAAATGGTTACAAGCTGCCCGAACCTTACCAAATTGCCGACTTAAAATTTTTGATAAACTAA
- a CDS encoding TlpA disulfide reductase family protein produces the protein MKLLFFFLTLYFCNLIGVAAQETSTSSFFILNGKVLGQENGKIILKNLNTNKSDTCLLQNGKFYFTGEITEPTRVALRGAVKSNSDTDLNAVIFYIEPTIIDVELKYNEFKNLKISGVKTQLEYELLNDKIKKLEDKGSDLFVKMEKIYKQFIISNPESFVSCYALRLYSKGWPIDTVSFLYNKLSNGVRNSFIGIKIIETINRRINNMSGKPAKGFLSIDLKNKIINLSDFTGKYVLLDFWASWCKPCRENTPALIEIFKKYHNSGLEIISIADDFSPNDWKKAIFQDGTQIWHHVLNDIKKDMNGNLNRSMSIADKYAINLLPTLVLIDKNGIILSYYEGVEQVRDLSLKLNEIFQR, from the coding sequence ATGAAATTATTATTTTTTTTTCTAACCCTTTATTTCTGCAATTTAATCGGCGTGGCGGCTCAAGAAACATCAACTAGCTCTTTTTTTATATTGAATGGCAAAGTATTAGGACAAGAAAATGGTAAAATTATACTAAAAAATCTTAATACCAATAAAAGTGATACCTGTCTATTACAAAATGGAAAATTTTATTTCACAGGAGAAATAACAGAGCCAACTAGAGTTGCGTTAAGGGGAGCTGTGAAATCAAATTCTGATACTGATTTAAATGCAGTAATTTTTTATATTGAACCTACTATTATTGATGTTGAGCTTAAATATAATGAATTTAAGAACCTAAAGATAAGTGGTGTGAAAACTCAATTAGAATATGAACTTCTAAATGATAAAATAAAGAAGCTCGAAGATAAAGGAAGCGATCTTTTTGTTAAAATGGAGAAGATTTATAAACAATTTATTATAAGCAATCCAGAATCTTTTGTAAGCTGCTATGCATTAAGACTTTACAGCAAGGGTTGGCCAATTGATACAGTTAGTTTTTTATATAATAAATTAAGTAATGGGGTTAGAAACAGTTTTATTGGAATAAAAATAATCGAAACCATCAACAGAAGAATTAATAATATGTCTGGAAAACCAGCTAAAGGTTTCTTGTCAATTGATCTCAAAAACAAGATAATAAATCTTTCAGATTTTACAGGAAAATATGTCTTACTCGATTTTTGGGCAAGTTGGTGTAAACCATGTAGAGAAAACACGCCTGCGTTAATTGAGATATTTAAAAAATATCATAATAGTGGTTTAGAAATTATTAGTATAGCAGATGATTTTAGTCCAAACGACTGGAAAAAGGCAATATTTCAAGATGGAACCCAAATTTGGCACCATGTTTTGAACGATATCAAAAAAGATATGAATGGAAACCTTAACAGATCAATGTCTATTGCAGACAAATATGCAATAAATCTTTTGCCAACCTTGGTTTTGATTGATAAAAATGGAATTATTTTAAGTTATTATGAAGGGGTAGAACAAGTTAGAGATTTAAGTCTAAAGCTCAATGAGATTTTTCAAAGATAG
- a CDS encoding TlpA family protein disulfide reductase, whose product MKLIFAFLIIFLPKILYAQIFEINIKIIDPENKILDNSNWVLKTFNRTVGQEVKHIYNATIENKQARFKDTIGESEVAMLSLEFGSQFLSYKIVIDPHAKYEITLDMSNKKFNITSNSISDHLLRYFFEGLDSLNKLKDDRIVLHKKFIAANESILADSALKLVDHFKIDIRNLRKSIASKNPDNIISAYILTKNFDYDLEEQKIYENLTDEIKSTSYGIALKESIDGYVRNLKPEKQTEISNQDLIPILGNTLSGDKILLNEEYFKKSNNKLTLVEFWASWCAPCKESLKELYSFYYLNKSKNFNVVLVSLDEDMASWKKASLAENYPWLNISDGKGHLSVIPKNYKINAIPANILVDDKGKIISRNITDLDLIKQLLDK is encoded by the coding sequence ATGAAATTAATTTTTGCCTTTCTCATCATATTTCTTCCCAAAATTTTATACGCTCAAATTTTTGAGATTAATATAAAAATTATTGATCCTGAGAACAAAATATTAGATAATAGTAATTGGGTTTTAAAAACATTTAACAGGACTGTTGGACAAGAAGTAAAACATATATATAACGCCACTATTGAAAACAAGCAAGCAAGGTTTAAAGATACTATTGGAGAATCAGAAGTTGCTATGTTAAGTTTAGAGTTTGGTTCTCAATTTCTTTCTTATAAAATTGTTATTGACCCCCATGCTAAGTATGAGATAACTTTGGATATGTCAAATAAGAAGTTCAATATAACTAGCAATTCAATATCTGATCATTTGTTAAGATATTTCTTTGAGGGTTTAGATAGTTTAAACAAATTAAAAGATGATAGAATTGTGTTACATAAAAAATTCATAGCAGCTAATGAATCAATATTAGCTGATAGTGCTTTAAAACTGGTTGACCATTTCAAGATTGATATTCGTAATCTCAGAAAAAGTATTGCCAGCAAAAACCCGGATAATATCATTTCTGCTTATATTTTGACAAAAAATTTTGATTATGATCTAGAAGAACAAAAAATCTATGAAAACTTAACTGACGAAATTAAGAGTACCAGTTATGGCATCGCATTGAAAGAAAGTATAGACGGATATGTGAGAAATTTAAAACCTGAAAAACAAACCGAAATATCAAATCAGGATTTAATTCCAATTCTAGGCAATACTTTATCAGGAGATAAAATATTACTGAATGAAGAATACTTCAAAAAAAGCAACAATAAATTAACATTAGTTGAGTTTTGGGCTAGTTGGTGTGCCCCTTGTAAAGAATCTCTTAAAGAATTGTATTCATTTTATTATTTGAATAAATCTAAAAATTTTAATGTTGTTTTAGTTTCGCTAGATGAGGATATGGCTAGTTGGAAAAAAGCAAGTTTAGCAGAAAATTATCCATGGCTTAATATTTCTGATGGTAAAGGACATTTATCAGTTATACCAAAAAATTATAAAATAAATGCCATTCCTGCAAATATCTTAGTAGATGACAAAGGGAAAATTATCTCAAGAAACATTACAGATTTAGACCTGATTAAGCAATTATTAGATAAATAA